A genomic stretch from Desulfolutivibrio sulfodismutans DSM 3696 includes:
- the radA gene encoding DNA repair protein RadA yields the protein MKTRQRYVCAECGGISPSWRGQCPRCGKWNTLSAQTVAASSSKGGFASPSPAVPPASLADHPDEGGVAAPTGLADLDRVLGGGLAPGGAILLGGEPGIGKSTLLLQLAGRLAASGRSPVYFSGEESLSQLKSRAARLKCLHPGLLAVSSTDASQAVALLSDPNPPSLLIADSVQTLHSPAAEGASGSVGQVRAVSSELVEAAKRSGTPLILVGHVTKDGQIAGPKLMEHMVDTVLYLEGERRHVFRILRVLKNRFGPTDELLVFEMREKGLAVVADPSTFFLGERDAALSGSAVVMAVEGQRPLAVEVQALAAHSYLGIPRRTALGVDQGRLHLLLAVLEKRLGVHLGQSDIYAKLGGGLSMRDPGLDLGLAAAILSSFHDRPLPAGAVFWGEVDLGGRIRPVSGHDMRLKQAKRLGYGPLFFPRPGKGAQGVSDLTALHAALFS from the coding sequence ATGAAGACCCGGCAACGCTACGTATGCGCCGAATGCGGCGGCATCTCGCCATCCTGGCGCGGCCAGTGCCCGCGGTGCGGCAAATGGAACACCCTTTCCGCCCAGACCGTGGCCGCCTCAAGCAGCAAGGGCGGGTTCGCGTCGCCGTCCCCGGCCGTTCCCCCCGCCTCCCTGGCCGACCACCCCGATGAGGGCGGCGTGGCCGCGCCCACGGGACTGGCCGACCTGGACCGGGTCTTGGGCGGGGGGCTGGCCCCGGGCGGGGCCATCCTGCTCGGCGGCGAGCCGGGCATCGGCAAATCCACGCTCCTTCTGCAACTTGCCGGACGTTTGGCCGCCTCGGGACGCTCCCCGGTCTATTTCTCCGGCGAGGAATCGCTTTCCCAGCTCAAATCCCGGGCGGCGCGCCTGAAATGCCTGCATCCCGGACTCCTGGCCGTGTCCTCCACCGACGCCTCCCAGGCCGTGGCCCTTCTGTCCGACCCCAACCCCCCAAGTCTCCTCATCGCCGATTCCGTGCAAACCCTACATTCCCCGGCCGCCGAAGGGGCCAGCGGCAGCGTGGGACAGGTGCGGGCCGTGTCCTCGGAACTCGTCGAAGCCGCCAAACGCTCCGGCACGCCGCTAATCCTGGTGGGACACGTCACCAAAGACGGCCAGATCGCCGGCCCCAAGCTCATGGAGCACATGGTGGATACCGTGCTCTACCTCGAAGGCGAACGACGCCACGTCTTTCGCATCCTGCGGGTGCTCAAAAACCGCTTCGGCCCGACCGACGAACTCCTGGTCTTCGAGATGCGCGAAAAAGGACTGGCCGTGGTGGCCGACCCGTCCACCTTCTTCCTCGGCGAGCGCGACGCCGCCCTGTCCGGCTCGGCCGTGGTCATGGCCGTGGAGGGCCAACGGCCCCTGGCCGTCGAGGTCCAGGCCCTGGCCGCCCATTCCTATCTGGGCATCCCCCGGCGTACGGCCCTTGGCGTGGACCAGGGGCGATTGCATCTGCTTCTGGCCGTCCTGGAAAAACGCCTCGGCGTCCACCTGGGCCAGTCGGACATCTACGCCAAGCTCGGCGGCGGACTGTCCATGCGCGACCCGGGACTCGACCTGGGACTCGCCGCCGCCATCCTCTCCTCTTTTCACGACCGGCCGCTCCCAGCCGGGGCCGTCTTCTGGGGCGAGGTGGACCTGGGCGGACGCATACGGCCCGTGTCCGGACACGATATGCGCCTCAAACAGGCCAAACGCCTGGGCTACGGGCCGCTGTTTTTCCCGCGCCCCGGCAAAGGCGCCCAAGGCGTCAGCGACCTCACCGCCCTGCACGCCGCCCTTTTCAGCTAG
- a CDS encoding homocysteine S-methyltransferase family protein: MNRARRALASGDILIFDGATGTLLQQRGLPPGQSPELFGLDNPEAVKTSHQDYIRAGAHAVTSNTFGGSRFKLPPGTDVTALNRRMAEIAREAAGDQVLVAGSIGPTGKFVQPMGKLTLRDLVDAFAEQVRGLVQGGADLLIAETHFDLAEAKAMVLACHEVCDLPVAVSMTFEGAASLTGTPPLVFADTMRNLGVDVIGVNCGLGPAGMMEVVRQWLPRASMPFLVKPNAGLPRLEDGRTVFPMGPEEFAAETAKFVELGAKVLCGCCGTTPAHIAALARAVAGRPWQRPEADAASMAVTSRACTVAVGGGHPLAVIGERINPTGKPVLTAELQNGELAEAGRLAAEQTECGAAILDVNVGAPMVVEAEVLPRLVLDLIGRTNAPLCLDSNDIAALSAGLWTYPGSPLVNSISGEPGRMEALGPLCRQMGAPFILLPLEGRKLPVTAAERLAIVERLVDKALGMGIPKHLIMVDALALTVSSKSEAALACFETIRHCREAWGLPTCLGLSNISFGLPARELVNSTFLAMCMGSGLAAVIANPNSARLRETAFAAEVLLARDPQAGRFIASYAGWKPSGGAASGPAGGAGTGAPAASDGSAATLRQAVVKGDKAALPGMIEAALAAGRAASEILNGELIPGILEVGEKYERKEYFLPQLLLSAETMRLGFERLKPLLADAGDGMSAGRIVMATVEGDIHDIGKNIVCLMLANNGFDVVDLGKDVPAERIVDEALSRNADVIGLSALMTTTMVRMSDTVRLRDEKGCRARIMVGGAVVTEAFAASIGADGYSLDAVGAVREAARLVDSARGCQSLENC; encoded by the coding sequence ATGAACAGAGCCAGACGGGCGCTTGCGTCCGGAGACATCCTCATCTTCGACGGGGCCACGGGGACCCTCCTGCAACAACGCGGGCTCCCTCCGGGCCAGTCTCCGGAACTTTTCGGCCTGGACAACCCCGAGGCCGTCAAAACCTCGCACCAGGACTACATCCGGGCCGGGGCCCATGCCGTCACCAGCAACACCTTCGGCGGCTCCCGCTTCAAGCTGCCGCCGGGAACGGACGTGACGGCGCTCAACCGGCGCATGGCCGAAATCGCCCGGGAGGCTGCCGGGGACCAGGTGCTGGTAGCCGGAAGCATCGGCCCCACGGGCAAATTCGTCCAGCCCATGGGCAAGCTGACCCTGCGCGATCTGGTGGACGCCTTTGCCGAGCAGGTGCGCGGCCTGGTCCAGGGCGGGGCGGACCTGCTCATCGCCGAGACCCATTTCGACCTGGCCGAGGCCAAGGCCATGGTCCTGGCCTGCCACGAGGTCTGCGACCTGCCCGTGGCCGTGTCCATGACCTTCGAGGGCGCGGCCTCGCTGACCGGCACGCCTCCCCTGGTGTTTGCCGACACCATGCGCAACCTGGGCGTGGACGTCATCGGCGTCAACTGCGGCCTGGGCCCGGCGGGCATGATGGAGGTGGTGCGCCAGTGGCTGCCCCGGGCCTCCATGCCCTTTCTGGTCAAGCCCAACGCCGGGCTGCCCCGCCTGGAGGACGGCCGCACCGTGTTTCCCATGGGACCCGAGGAGTTCGCCGCCGAGACCGCGAAATTCGTGGAACTCGGGGCCAAGGTCTTGTGCGGCTGCTGCGGCACAACTCCGGCCCACATCGCGGCCCTGGCCCGGGCCGTGGCCGGACGTCCCTGGCAGCGCCCCGAGGCCGATGCGGCGTCCATGGCCGTCACCTCCCGGGCGTGCACCGTGGCCGTGGGCGGCGGGCATCCCCTGGCGGTCATCGGCGAGCGCATCAATCCCACGGGCAAGCCCGTGCTCACGGCCGAGCTGCAAAACGGGGAATTGGCCGAGGCCGGACGCCTGGCCGCCGAACAGACCGAGTGCGGCGCGGCCATCCTGGACGTCAACGTGGGCGCGCCCATGGTGGTCGAGGCCGAGGTGCTGCCCCGGCTGGTTCTCGACCTCATCGGCCGCACGAACGCCCCTTTGTGTCTGGACTCCAACGACATCGCGGCCCTTTCCGCCGGGCTGTGGACCTATCCGGGGTCGCCCCTGGTCAATTCCATAAGCGGCGAACCCGGCCGCATGGAGGCCCTGGGGCCTTTGTGCAGGCAGATGGGCGCACCGTTTATCCTTTTGCCCCTTGAGGGCCGCAAGCTCCCGGTCACGGCCGCCGAGCGGCTGGCCATCGTGGAGCGGCTGGTGGACAAGGCGCTTGGCATGGGCATCCCCAAGCATCTGATCATGGTGGACGCCCTGGCCCTGACCGTGTCCTCCAAATCCGAGGCGGCCCTGGCCTGCTTCGAAACCATCCGGCATTGCCGCGAGGCCTGGGGCCTGCCCACCTGCCTTGGCCTGTCCAACATCTCCTTCGGCCTGCCGGCCCGGGAATTGGTCAACTCCACCTTTTTGGCCATGTGCATGGGAAGCGGGCTGGCGGCGGTCATCGCCAACCCCAATTCCGCACGGCTGCGGGAGACGGCCTTTGCCGCCGAGGTGCTCCTGGCCCGCGATCCCCAGGCCGGGCGGTTCATTGCTTCCTACGCCGGATGGAAGCCCTCGGGCGGTGCGGCCTCCGGTCCCGCCGGGGGGGCCGGAACCGGCGCCCCGGCCGCCTCGGACGGCTCGGCCGCGACCCTGCGCCAGGCCGTGGTCAAAGGCGACAAGGCGGCCCTGCCGGGCATGATCGAGGCGGCCCTGGCCGCAGGTCGCGCGGCCTCGGAGATACTAAACGGCGAACTCATCCCGGGCATTCTGGAGGTGGGCGAGAAATACGAGCGCAAGGAATATTTCCTGCCCCAGCTTCTGCTTTCGGCCGAGACCATGCGCCTGGGATTCGAGCGGTTGAAGCCCCTTCTGGCCGACGCCGGCGACGGCATGTCCGCCGGGCGGATCGTCATGGCCACGGTGGAAGGCGACATCCACGACATCGGCAAGAACATCGTGTGCCTGATGCTGGCCAACAACGGGTTCGATGTGGTGGACCTGGGAAAGGACGTTCCCGCCGAACGCATCGTGGACGAGGCCCTTTCCCGCAACGCCGACGTCATCGGGCTGTCGGCGCTCATGACCACCACCATGGTGCGCATGTCCGACACCGTGCGCCTGCGTGACGAGAAAGGCTGCCGGGCCAGGATCATGGTCGGCGGGGCCGTCGTCACCGAGGCCTTCGCAGCCTCCATCGGCGCGGATGGCTATTCCCTGGACGCCGTCGGCGCGGTGCGCGAGGCCGCCCGGCTGGTGGATTCGGCGCGCGGTTGCCAATCTTTGGAAAACTGCTAG
- a CDS encoding DUF3426 domain-containing protein, translated as MIVTCPDCSTKFRLPDDKVGPDGAKLRCGKCKHIFHIDPPAPPRPSDLRDFDYPDDSGVPTERPGAYAEPEPREAPRPTQAPADQTSDQDAGKLFESEAYEDDEATGKTQTDFNLDDISDIDITGKKGRGASSKDVKRRSLIVALCLFGLVVVTLAAVFFFDLWPGAKDGQAPTPPSAEQAKPAEEAKPGEKPAGDKATEKPDESAKVKDIVLQNVRQYYVTNEKAGQLFVIEGKAVNNFKSQKEMIKLEAALFDEKGNVLISQDILGGNTVSLFQLQVMTKQELESALSSQVGVLTNNTNLAPGAETPFMIVFFDPPEAVKEFGVKVVDAKDPPGK; from the coding sequence ATGATCGTAACATGCCCCGATTGCTCCACCAAGTTTCGCCTGCCCGATGACAAGGTCGGGCCGGACGGCGCCAAACTGCGCTGCGGCAAGTGCAAGCATATTTTCCACATTGATCCCCCGGCTCCGCCAAGGCCGTCGGATCTGCGGGATTTCGACTATCCCGACGACAGCGGCGTCCCCACGGAGCGGCCCGGCGCATACGCCGAGCCCGAGCCCCGGGAAGCCCCACGCCCCACGCAGGCTCCTGCCGATCAGACCTCGGATCAGGACGCCGGGAAACTCTTTGAGTCCGAGGCCTATGAGGACGACGAGGCGACCGGAAAGACGCAAACCGATTTCAACCTGGACGACATCTCCGATATCGACATCACCGGCAAGAAGGGAAGGGGGGCGTCCTCCAAGGACGTCAAGCGCCGTTCCCTGATCGTGGCCCTGTGCCTTTTCGGGCTGGTGGTGGTCACCCTGGCCGCCGTCTTTTTCTTCGATCTGTGGCCGGGGGCCAAGGATGGGCAAGCGCCGACGCCGCCCTCCGCCGAACAGGCGAAGCCCGCCGAAGAGGCCAAGCCGGGGGAAAAACCCGCCGGGGACAAGGCGACGGAGAAGCCCGACGAGTCCGCCAAGGTCAAGGACATCGTGCTGCAAAATGTCCGTCAATATTACGTCACCAATGAAAAGGCCGGACAGCTTTTCGTCATCGAAGGCAAGGCGGTCAACAACTTCAAGTCGCAAAAGGAAATGATCAAGCTGGAGGCCGCCCTGTTCGATGAAAAGGGCAACGTCCTCATCTCCCAGGACATCCTGGGCGGCAACACCGTGTCCCTGTTCCAGCTCCAGGTCATGACCAAGCAGGAATTGGAGTCGGCCCTAAGCTCCCAGGTGGGCGTTTTGACCAACAACACCAACCTGGCCCCGGGCGCGGAAACGCCGTTTATGATCGTGTTTTTCGATCCGCCCGAGGCGGTCAAGGAATTCGGGGTCAAGGTCGTGGACGCCAAGGATCCGCCCGGGAAATAG
- the hpt gene encoding hypoxanthine phosphoribosyltransferase — MGEMLREVIGEAVVAARVAELAAEVARHYDGADPPVAICVLKGAVYFFTDLTRHFPFSPQLEFVRIASYGAGTAPGADLRFLVDVECPLEGRHVLVVEDIVDTGRTTARLLATFSARKPKSLRMCALIDKPLRREVDVHVDFVGFTSRDGYLIGYGMDYAERYRQLRGVWEMQFS, encoded by the coding sequence ATGGGTGAAATGTTGCGGGAAGTGATCGGCGAAGCGGTCGTGGCCGCACGCGTGGCCGAACTGGCTGCCGAAGTCGCGCGGCATTACGATGGCGCAGACCCCCCCGTGGCCATCTGCGTGCTCAAAGGGGCGGTCTATTTTTTTACGGATTTGACGCGGCATTTTCCGTTTTCCCCGCAACTCGAATTCGTGCGCATCGCCAGCTACGGCGCGGGCACCGCGCCCGGCGCGGACCTCCGGTTCCTGGTGGACGTGGAGTGTCCCCTGGAAGGGAGGCATGTCCTGGTTGTGGAGGACATTGTGGATACGGGGCGGACCACGGCCAGACTGCTGGCGACCTTTTCCGCCAGGAAGCCCAAATCCCTGCGCATGTGCGCCCTGATCGACAAGCCCCTGCGACGGGAAGTGGATGTCCATGTGGATTTCGTGGGTTTTACCTCGCGGGACGGCTATCTGATCGGTTACGGCATGGACTATGCCGAGCGGTACAGGCAGTTGCGCGGGGTGTGGGAGATGCAGTTTTCGTGA
- a CDS encoding flagellar basal body-associated FliL family protein: protein MSKDKGTSAKAPTAMDDPADAGLTKAKLDDTELSDELPKALQKVELDLDDAPFLEDDKDEQPPPAPEEEPVHTDEAPAPAPWWKKKAILFGAAGLVLVILAAAAYFLFFSGKKDEAPPPPPVEEKDAGAPFEPPAPSPPPEEKEVTVVMDPFLVEQVNEKGESFLVSLQFTTATTNPDLEKELTRNTVVLRDAVYYFLKNKQLIFLDDKKVTDALKQDIMSVMNQFLGDAQIENLFIEKYVVK from the coding sequence ATGAGCAAGGACAAAGGAACCTCCGCGAAAGCCCCCACGGCCATGGACGATCCGGCTGACGCCGGATTGACCAAGGCCAAGCTCGACGACACGGAGCTTAGCGACGAGTTGCCCAAGGCCTTGCAAAAAGTCGAACTGGACCTGGACGACGCGCCGTTTCTGGAAGACGATAAAGACGAGCAGCCGCCTCCTGCTCCCGAGGAGGAGCCCGTCCACACGGACGAGGCGCCCGCGCCCGCCCCCTGGTGGAAGAAAAAAGCCATCCTCTTCGGCGCGGCCGGGCTTGTGCTCGTCATCCTGGCCGCCGCTGCCTATTTCCTGTTTTTCTCCGGGAAAAAAGACGAGGCCCCGCCCCCGCCGCCGGTTGAAGAGAAGGACGCAGGGGCCCCTTTTGAGCCCCCTGCGCCGTCGCCCCCTCCCGAGGAAAAAGAGGTCACGGTGGTCATGGACCCCTTCCTCGTGGAGCAGGTCAACGAAAAAGGCGAGTCGTTCCTGGTCAGCCTTCAGTTCACCACGGCCACCACGAATCCTGATCTCGAAAAAGAACTTACCCGAAATACGGTTGTGCTTCGGGATGCCGTGTATTATTTTCTAAAGAACAAACAATTGATCTTTTTGGACGACAAGAAAGTTACCGACGCCCTCAAACAGGACATCATGTCGGTAATGAACCAATTTCTGGGAGACGCGCAGATCGAAAACCTGTTCATCGAAAAATATGTGGTGAAGTGA
- a CDS encoding menaquinone biosynthesis decarboxylase: protein MKALEGAGELKRIAAQLDPYLEVAEVTDRVSKKHGPALFFENVGQSGFPVLTNAFGSYTRMHMALQVESLEALASEITEFMEIEKPSGIIKKLKLLPKLARMANIFPKEVGSGPCQDVVLTGDDVDLSIMPVLTTWPGDAGPFITLPGVITKNPETGKRNLGMYRMQVFDKKTTGMHWHRHKGGAYHYHLAEKLGKRLEMAVCIGPDPAVTYAATAPLPDELDEMLFAGFLRHSPVELVKCKTVDIEVPANAQFVLEGYVEPGERRREGPFGDHTGYYSLADDYPVFHVTALTHRRDAIYPATLVGPPPMEDCFMGKATERLFLPLIKKQLPEIMDLSLPLEGVFHNLCFVSIDKRYPGQAKKVMYALWGLGQMMFTKIIVVVDKNVNVQNTSEVLWRLGNNVDPRRDVVMVDGPLDALDHASPLAFYGGKMGIDATKKGPQDGHHRPWPASLRMAPEVKNRIDALWGELGL, encoded by the coding sequence GTGAAGGCATTGGAGGGCGCGGGCGAACTCAAGCGCATCGCCGCACAGCTTGATCCCTATCTGGAGGTGGCCGAGGTCACGGATCGGGTGAGCAAAAAACACGGCCCGGCCCTTTTCTTCGAAAACGTGGGCCAGTCCGGGTTTCCGGTGCTGACCAACGCATTCGGCTCATATACCCGCATGCACATGGCCCTTCAGGTCGAGAGCCTGGAGGCCCTGGCCTCGGAGATCACGGAATTTATGGAGATCGAAAAGCCCTCGGGGATCATCAAAAAGCTCAAGCTTCTGCCCAAGCTGGCCCGGATGGCCAATATCTTCCCCAAGGAGGTGGGCTCGGGCCCCTGCCAGGACGTGGTTCTCACGGGCGACGACGTGGACCTTTCCATCATGCCCGTCCTGACCACCTGGCCGGGCGACGCCGGGCCATTTATCACCCTGCCCGGGGTCATCACCAAAAACCCCGAAACCGGCAAACGCAACTTGGGCATGTACCGCATGCAGGTCTTCGACAAAAAGACCACGGGCATGCACTGGCACCGCCACAAGGGCGGGGCCTACCACTACCACCTGGCCGAAAAGCTCGGCAAACGCCTGGAAATGGCCGTGTGCATCGGCCCGGACCCGGCCGTGACCTACGCCGCCACGGCCCCCCTGCCCGACGAACTCGACGAGATGCTGTTCGCCGGATTCCTGCGCCACTCGCCCGTGGAGCTGGTCAAATGCAAGACCGTGGACATCGAGGTTCCGGCCAACGCCCAGTTCGTGCTGGAGGGCTATGTGGAGCCCGGCGAACGGCGGCGGGAGGGCCCTTTCGGCGACCACACGGGCTATTATTCCCTGGCCGACGACTATCCGGTCTTCCACGTCACGGCGCTCACCCACCGCAGGGACGCCATCTATCCGGCCACCCTGGTGGGACCGCCGCCCATGGAGGACTGCTTCATGGGCAAGGCCACGGAACGCCTGTTTTTGCCCCTGATCAAAAAACAACTGCCCGAGATCATGGACCTGAGCCTGCCCCTGGAAGGCGTTTTCCACAACCTGTGCTTCGTCTCCATCGACAAACGCTATCCCGGCCAGGCCAAGAAGGTCATGTACGCCCTATGGGGCCTGGGACAGATGATGTTCACCAAGATCATCGTGGTGGTGGACAAAAACGTCAACGTGCAGAACACCTCCGAGGTGCTGTGGCGTCTTGGCAACAACGTTGACCCACGCCGCGACGTGGTCATGGTGGACGGCCCCCTGGACGCCCTGGACCATGCCTCGCCCCTGGCCTTCTACGGCGGCAAAATGGGCATCGACGCCACGAAAAAAGGCCCCCAGGACGGCCATCACCGCCCCTGGCCCGCCTCCCTGCGCATGGCCCCCGAGGTCAAGAACCGCATCGACGCCCTGTGGGGCGAGCTGGGGTTGTAA
- a CDS encoding Crp/Fnr family transcriptional regulator: MQSGDEDLLSSPNLGRRISEMLDESAWAKDLSWQDIQALSGFMSILEFPREMTIFTEGDRSDYMAIVLHGVVEIAKHEEGDEFSTKFLVRLGPGRAFGEMALVEGLPRSASALAAEDTRLLVLTREEFDRMCRENKSLALKMAINMARLISFRLRHTSSKLLRFL, translated from the coding sequence ATGCAAAGCGGCGACGAAGATCTGCTCTCCTCTCCCAATCTTGGCCGCAGGATCAGCGAGATGCTCGACGAATCGGCCTGGGCCAAGGATCTCTCGTGGCAGGACATCCAGGCCCTGTCGGGTTTCATGTCGATTCTGGAGTTCCCCAGGGAGATGACCATTTTCACCGAGGGGGATCGTAGCGACTACATGGCCATCGTGCTGCACGGGGTGGTGGAGATCGCCAAGCACGAAGAGGGCGATGAGTTTTCCACCAAATTTCTGGTGCGCCTGGGCCCTGGCCGGGCCTTCGGAGAGATGGCCCTGGTGGAGGGGCTGCCGCGTTCGGCCTCGGCCCTGGCCGCCGAAGACACGCGGCTCCTGGTGCTGACCAGGGAGGAATTCGACCGGATGTGCAGGGAAAACAAATCGCTGGCCCTGAAAATGGCCATCAACATGGCCCGGCTCATCAGCTTCCGGCTGCGCCACACCAGTTCCAAGCTTTTGCGGTTCCTCTGA
- a CDS encoding TlpA family protein disulfide reductase codes for MRIITCAAVAFFLTLACLGPAPALARDDMTISAGQLVDRISQSRGKFVVINFWASWCRPCQQEIPELITLRRDIPEGDLVLLGISVDQNPGDFFRFIKQMPFNYPVFVGGADVAGLFAVSSIPKMVVFNREGEMIHTSEGYMSGDELRELLSLPGVGGGV; via the coding sequence ATGCGCATCATCACCTGCGCCGCCGTTGCGTTTTTTCTGACCCTGGCCTGCCTGGGACCGGCTCCGGCCCTGGCCAGGGACGATATGACCATCTCCGCCGGGCAGTTGGTGGATCGCATCAGCCAGTCCCGGGGGAAATTCGTGGTCATCAATTTCTGGGCCTCCTGGTGCCGTCCCTGCCAGCAGGAGATTCCGGAACTGATCACCCTGCGCCGGGACATCCCCGAGGGCGACCTGGTGCTCCTGGGCATCTCCGTGGACCAGAACCCCGGTGATTTTTTCCGGTTCATCAAACAGATGCCCTTCAATTATCCGGTCTTTGTCGGCGGAGCGGACGTGGCCGGGCTGTTCGCCGTGAGCTCCATCCCCAAGATGGTGGTGTTCAACCGCGAAGGGGAGATGATCCACACGAGCGAAGGCTACATGTCCGGCGACGAACTGCGGGAGCTTTTGTCCCTGCCCGGGGTCGGGGGGGGCGTGTGA
- a CDS encoding MBL fold metallo-hydrolase translates to MDITYIHHDCFVVRHAGRVLLFDYPRPSHLPAQAAQMAAPLLHGADLTVFFSHGHPDHFDPNILAVTAGAATRRFVVSDDVADMFPDSLPPDAVIMEPDQTREVSGLLVSTLESNDLGVAFLLATPEKRLYFGGDLAQWDWPTLPERARAETCRFFTDALARIADFAPDVAFTNCDFRLDSLGGVVAFAQAVHPGLLIPMHLFGDASRLWTLPSRIAEAGPADAPDIPVFCYAAPGDSIVLE, encoded by the coding sequence ATGGACATCACCTACATTCATCACGACTGCTTCGTCGTGCGCCACGCCGGGCGCGTGTTGCTCTTCGATTATCCCCGCCCCAGCCATCTGCCCGCCCAGGCCGCCCAGATGGCCGCGCCGCTTCTGCACGGGGCCGATCTGACGGTCTTTTTCTCCCACGGCCACCCCGACCACTTCGACCCGAACATCCTGGCGGTCACCGCCGGGGCGGCTACGCGCCGCTTCGTGGTCTCGGACGACGTGGCCGACATGTTCCCGGACAGCCTGCCCCCGGACGCCGTGATCATGGAGCCGGATCAGACTCGCGAGGTGTCGGGGCTTCTCGTCTCCACCCTGGAAAGCAACGACCTGGGCGTGGCCTTTCTTCTCGCCACGCCCGAAAAACGCCTCTATTTCGGCGGCGACCTGGCCCAGTGGGACTGGCCCACCCTGCCCGAGCGCGCCCGGGCCGAAACCTGCCGCTTCTTCACCGACGCCCTGGCCCGCATCGCAGACTTCGCCCCGGACGTGGCCTTCACCAACTGCGATTTCCGGCTCGACTCCCTGGGCGGCGTGGTGGCCTTCGCCCAGGCCGTCCATCCCGGGCTCTTGATCCCCATGCACCTTTTCGGCGACGCCTCGCGGCTGTGGACCCTGCCATCGCGCATCGCCGAGGCCGGTCCCGCCGATGCACCCGACATCCCGGTCTTCTGCTACGCCGCCCCCGGCGACAGCATCGTACTGGAATAG
- a CDS encoding N-acetyltransferase — translation MDELYLRKAQIQDVRQVHALLMDCAKKEFLLPRSFSQLYSHLRDFYVLAERSGRGVHGCCALTIAWEDLAEIRSLAVDEHLRKKGWGGKLVEACLSEAVTLGLYRVFTLTYQKGFFEHLGFVEVEKEKLPQKVWADCINCPKFPECDEIAMLMEM, via the coding sequence ATGGACGAATTGTATCTGCGCAAGGCCCAGATCCAGGATGTGCGGCAGGTTCACGCCCTGCTCATGGACTGCGCCAAAAAGGAATTTCTTTTGCCCCGGTCCTTCAGCCAGCTGTACAGCCATCTGCGTGATTTCTACGTCCTGGCCGAACGCTCCGGGCGGGGGGTGCATGGCTGTTGCGCCCTGACCATCGCCTGGGAGGACTTGGCCGAGATCCGCTCCCTGGCTGTGGACGAGCATTTGCGTAAAAAAGGCTGGGGGGGGAAGCTGGTGGAGGCCTGCCTCAGCGAGGCCGTGACCCTGGGACTGTACCGGGTCTTCACCCTGACCTATCAGAAGGGCTTTTTCGAGCACCTGGGGTTTGTCGAGGTGGAAAAGGAAAAGCTGCCCCAGAAGGTCTGGGCGGACTGCATCAACTGTCCCAAGTTTCCGGAATGCGACGAGATCGCCATGCTTATGGAGATGTAG